Genomic window (Paenibacillus sp. 37):
GTAAGCTCCTCTTCTATGTTAGAACGATCGGCAAACATTGCAATTTCCATACCCAATTTATGCTCATCAAAAGGGAAAGAGCCTTCTTCCTGCATTTCCGTAAGCCTCTGTCTTAGCTTGTTGCGGTAATCACTTACCACAGTCGGTGCAAGATCAAGCATCTCGGTATGCAGTGACTCCAGACGGGTAATCCGCCGTTCCAGATCACTGGCCAGATGAAGACCCTCGCGAGCGCGCATCTGTTCAAGGCTGGACAGAGCCTCTTTCAATCCTTCCTGCAGAACTCGCTCCCATTCGTCCTTCTGCTCTTCGGGAATGGAACTTGTCCCATCCGAATGAACCATGACGTCCGGCAGCCCAAGCATATCCACAATACTTGGTTTGCCTTGCATTCCATATTGGGTCTCCAGTTGCTCTGCAGCCTGCAGATAGGCCCTGACCGTCTGTTCATTCAGAACAGCGGGAAGAGCCTGGTCTTCCTCTTTTTCTTTCATTACATAAACATCAATCCGCCCACGTTTCAAACGACTCTGTACGATCTTCCTCAAACCGTCTTCATAATACGTCCACTCTCTTGGCAAACGCATCATCACTTCGCAATAACGATGATTAACAGATTTGATCTCTAATTGTACCTTATAGCCGCCAAAATGAAAGGCGGATTGACCGTATCCGGTCATACTGAATGACATCGGCATCACATCCGTTTTACTATTGTAATTGATTATTAGGGTTGAAACAAGTAGGACATTGATGCTCCGACTTCTCCCATACGTATTGAGTCAGTTCGGCCGTCATGCCGTAGAACATAAACGGTGTCATAAGATAGATCCCTTTGAAATGCGCTGTTGCTACGTCCAGCAATTCTTTGGCAATTTTTACCCCCATCGCACGGCCCTCTTCGCCTTCCAGACCTGCCATACGGGAACGCACTTCATCCGAAAGCTGAATTCCGGGAACCTCGTTGTGCAGATACTCTGCATTCCGTCCACTCGCCAGCGGCATTACACCTATAAAAATGGGTACATCCAGATGTTTGGTCGCTTCGTGCATTGCTACAATCAACTCAGGATCATAGATCGGTTGTGTCATGATGTAATCAGCGCCAGAGGCAATTTTCTTCTCCAGACGTTGTACAGCTTTCTCCAAATATTTCACATTAGGATTAAATGCTGCTCCAATGACAAAGCCAGCTTTCTGCTTCAGCGGTTTACCTGAGAAAGCCACACCATCGTTCAACTGTTTGATCATGCGGATGATTTCAAAAGAAGTCAGATCGTACACCGAGCTTGAACCCGGCAGATCTCCAAACCTTGCTGGATCTCCTGTTACAGCCAGTACATGATTAATCCCCAGAGCATCAAACCCCATCATGTGTGACTGCGTTCCAATCAGATTCCGGTCACGGCAGGCAATATGCACCAATGGACGGAGACCCGTGCGATCCTGCACGAGGTGACCCAGCGCCATGTTGCTCATCCGTGTAACCGCGAGTGAATTATCGGCCAGTGTCAGGGCATCTGCTCCTGCTGCTTTCAGAGTCTCGGCACCTTTCATGAACTTGGCAATGTCCAAGTCACGCGGCGGGTCAAGTTCAACAATGACCGTATGACGCTGCTTGACCAGATCGACAATCGTAGGCTGACCTCCACGTCCGGAACGCTCATCCACATGTTCATGCAGCACAATACGCGGTTTGGATTCTGACGGATCAGGCTCCAAAATAGGCGAAGGTATATAGTCAGCAAGCGCCTCTTTCATAGCGGTAATATGATCAGGTGTCGTACCACAGCAACCGCCGATAATACGAGCGCCCAGTTCGGCAAATTGCACTGCCGTCTGACCAAAGTACTCCGGAGTTGCACCATAACGGAACTCACCATCTACATAATCTGCTGCACCCGCATTCGGGTAGACGGACATTGGAATACCAATTCGTCCCGAGACGGTTTCCATGGCACGCATAATCCCGTTTGGACCTGAGCGACAGTTAAAACCAATGACATCCGCGCCCTGCTCCCGCATAATCCGGAAGGCTTCAGGCATCGTATATCCGTCCAGTGTATGTCCTACATCCTCTACAGCGAACTGTCCAATTACAGGCAAATCACTCAGCTTGCGCGCTTGCAAAAGGGCAATATCCATCTCTTCTATATCATAGAAGGTCTCAAGCAAAATGCCATCCACGCCTTCATCTAGCAGTGCAGAGATCTGTTGTTGATAAAAGCGTTTCAGTTCACTCGTCGACACGTTCGTCCGCTTGCCACCTCGAATGGAACCAACTGCACCAAGCACATAACCGGTATCTCCAGCTACCTCTTTGGCAATGCGTACGCCGGCACGGTTCACGTCCTCCACCTTGGACTCCAGACCGAACTTGGATAACTTGTCGTAATTGGCAGAATACGTATTTGTTTCAAATATTTCTGTACCTGCATCCCGATAACGGCGATGTACATCCGCCACCACTTCAGGTGAAATCAAGTTTAATTCTTCATATGAAATTCCCACCGGGAACCCCATTTGGTACAGAAATGTTCCCATGGCCCCATCTCCAACGAGAACCCGTTCCTGCATAACTTTGCGCAAATCCGCCTTCATCCCATTTCCCCCCGCCTAGCTGTGATCATTTACATACTAATGTAACACAAAAAACGCTAAAAAACGAAGAAAAACACAGGTTTTTGATGAGTATCCAGCTCATATGGACTTTCTTGCCATACAGCCCCCAATATGTCTCTGTACAGGAGACACGACCTGTCCTTTTTGACAAAAAAAGAGGCCCGCAGGCCCCTTTGGTTAAAACTTCCACTTTTTATGAAGTGATTCCCTTAAAAACAACTTCAGCAGGTCCAGTCATGTACACATGATTGTCAGCTTCATTCCACTCAATGTGGAGATCCCCACCCTTGAGGCTGATGACTGCTGTACGATCTGTATGTCCATTCAGGACAGAGGATACCAGTGTCGCACAAGCTCCGGTTCCACAAGCAAGTGTTGGACCCGCTCCGCGTTCCCATACACGCATGTCCACATATCCACGGTCACGAACTGTGGCGAATTCCACATTGATTTTTTTTGGAAACATCGGATGCACTTCAAGAAGTGGGCCCCAAGTTGTGAGATCAAAATTAACAGCATCATCTACATAGATAACCGCATGCGGGTTACCCATGGATACGGCAGTGAATTTAAACGCATGTCCATTCGCTTCAATGTAGTGATCAACCACTGGGTTGGCATCCACCGTTGTAGGCACTTGAAGACCGTTCAGGATCGGCTCACCCATGTCGACACGTACCGTTTCCACTTTACCATCACGAATGTTGAGGCTCACAGGTTGTACCCCAGCACCAATCGTTTCAATGGTGATCTGCTCCTGGTTCACGTGACCATGATCGTATACATATTTGGATACACAGCGAATGGCATTACCGCACTGCTCTGCTTCCGAACCGTCCGAATTCATGATGCGCATCTGAAAGTCCGCCTTCTCCGAAGGCAGTATATAAACCAGGCCGTCCGCACCGATGCCAAAGAAACGGTTGCACCATTTTACAGCCAATTCTGCTGCATCTGCCGGAAGCTCCTTTTCACCAAATACAACGATAAAATCGTTACCAAGTCCATGCATTTTCGTAAATTCCATAATCTTGCCCACTCCTTTTGGCAGTCTGCTGCCAAAGCTATATTCTTGCTCTTCTACAGGATTACCATAGAAATTCATATTCAGCATTTACACAAAAAAGCTATCCAGC
Coding sequences:
- a CDS encoding YicC/YloC family endoribonuclease, which gives rise to MSFSMTGYGQSAFHFGGYKVQLEIKSVNHRYCEVMMRLPREWTYYEDGLRKIVQSRLKRGRIDVYVMKEKEEDQALPAVLNEQTVRAYLQAAEQLETQYGMQGKPSIVDMLGLPDVMVHSDGTSSIPEEQKDEWERVLQEGLKEALSSLEQMRAREGLHLASDLERRITRLESLHTEMLDLAPTVVSDYRNKLRQRLTEMQEEGSFPFDEHKLGMEIAMFADRSNIEEELTRLQSHFGQSRELLKSDEPVGRKLDFLIQEMNREVNTIGSKANHLALVNRVVEMKAELEKIREQAANIE
- a CDS encoding bifunctional homocysteine S-methyltransferase/methylenetetrahydrofolate reductase — translated: MKADLRKVMQERVLVGDGAMGTFLYQMGFPVGISYEELNLISPEVVADVHRRYRDAGTEIFETNTYSANYDKLSKFGLESKVEDVNRAGVRIAKEVAGDTGYVLGAVGSIRGGKRTNVSTSELKRFYQQQISALLDEGVDGILLETFYDIEEMDIALLQARKLSDLPVIGQFAVEDVGHTLDGYTMPEAFRIMREQGADVIGFNCRSGPNGIMRAMETVSGRIGIPMSVYPNAGAADYVDGEFRYGATPEYFGQTAVQFAELGARIIGGCCGTTPDHITAMKEALADYIPSPILEPDPSESKPRIVLHEHVDERSGRGGQPTIVDLVKQRHTVIVELDPPRDLDIAKFMKGAETLKAAGADALTLADNSLAVTRMSNMALGHLVQDRTGLRPLVHIACRDRNLIGTQSHMMGFDALGINHVLAVTGDPARFGDLPGSSSVYDLTSFEIIRMIKQLNDGVAFSGKPLKQKAGFVIGAAFNPNVKYLEKAVQRLEKKIASGADYIMTQPIYDPELIVAMHEATKHLDVPIFIGVMPLASGRNAEYLHNEVPGIQLSDEVRSRMAGLEGEEGRAMGVKIAKELLDVATAHFKGIYLMTPFMFYGMTAELTQYVWEKSEHQCPTCFNPNNQLQ
- the dapF gene encoding diaminopimelate epimerase codes for the protein MEFTKMHGLGNDFIVVFGEKELPADAAELAVKWCNRFFGIGADGLVYILPSEKADFQMRIMNSDGSEAEQCGNAIRCVSKYVYDHGHVNQEQITIETIGAGVQPVSLNIRDGKVETVRVDMGEPILNGLQVPTTVDANPVVDHYIEANGHAFKFTAVSMGNPHAVIYVDDAVNFDLTTWGPLLEVHPMFPKKINVEFATVRDRGYVDMRVWERGAGPTLACGTGACATLVSSVLNGHTDRTAVISLKGGDLHIEWNEADNHVYMTGPAEVVFKGITS